A DNA window from Limanda limanda chromosome 6, fLimLim1.1, whole genome shotgun sequence contains the following coding sequences:
- the LOC133003487 gene encoding EH domain-containing protein 2-like, with the protein MSIRRLRSSPKMLGDVNTVTEELKNLYYKRLLPIEKHCAFHHFHTPSYEDADFDSKPMVLVMGQYSTGKTTFIRYLIEEDFPGSRVGPEPTTDCFSAVMYGDVEGIIPGNALTVDPKKPFRNLGPFGNTFLNRFQCVQMPNQVLESISIIDTPGILTAAKRKLSRGYDYPAVLRWFAERVDRIILLFDAHKLDFSDELTRAFGSLCGYEDKLRVVLNKADRVDSQQLMRVYGALMWSLGKVFRTPEILRVYIGSFWSEPRQMCDHYQLIELEEEDLLTDIRNLPRNAAVRKLNDLVKRARLVRAHAHIISYLKQEMPTIFCKESKKHNLIYQLPVIFKKIQQQHRVPAGDFPDCTKMQEKLMGHDFSKFKTLKPSLMASLDKLLTTDIANLVPLLQQQEIKKKKSLPGMLDGDFLGTFRREHYRRDPFKELPRDDDGSEADFDEWIVEKYKPKYDEIFYNLSPNAGKLSGSKVKQWMTTTLLPSSVLAHVWRLSDVDGDGMLDNEEFALAVHLIEGKLEGHWLPRELPSHLVPPSKRLSTASEEE; encoded by the exons ATGTCCATCCGGAGGCTCAGGAGCAGCCCTAAAATGCTGGGAGATGTCAATACGGTgacagaggagctgaagaatCTTTATTACAAGAGGCTGCTGCCGATAGAGAAACATTGCGCCTTCCATCACTTCCACACGCCGAGCTATGAGGACGCAGACTTTGACAGCAAGCCAATGGTGCTGGTGATGGGCCAGTACTCCACAGGAAAGACAACTTTCATCAG GTATCTCATAGAGGAAGATTTTCCTGGTAGCAGAGTTGGGCCAGAGCCGACCACTGACTGCTTCAGCGCCGTCATGTACGGAGACGTGGAGGGAATCATCCCTGGGAATGCCCTCACGGTGGATCCGAAGAAACCCTTCCGCAACCTTGGCCCTTTTGGAAATACTTTCCTCAACAG GTTTCAGTGTGTTCAGATGCCAAATCAAGTGCTTGAAAGCATCAGCATTATCGACACACCGGGGATATTAACTGCAGCTAAGAGAAAGCTGAGTAGAG GCTACGACTACCCGGCAGTGCTACGCTGGTTTGCAGAGCGTGTGGATCGAATCATCCTGCTCTTCGACGCACACAAACTGGATTTCTCCGACGAGCTGACCCGGGCCTTTGGGTCTCTGTGCGGCTACGAGGACAAGCTGCGTGTGGTGCTCAACAAGGCCGACAGGGTGGACTCGCAGCAGCTCATGAGAGTGTACGGCGCCCTCATGTGGTCACTGGGGAAAGTGTTTCGGACCCCAGAGATCCTGCGGGTATACATCGGGTCGTTCTGGTCCGAGCCCAGGCAGATGTGCGACCACTACCAGCTGatagagctggaggaggaggatcttCTGACCGACATACGGAACCTGCCGCGGAATGCTGCAGTACGGAAGCTGAATGACCTGGTGAAAAGGGCACGCTTAGTACGG GCTCATGCACATATTATCAGCTATCTAAAGCAAGAGATGCCGACCATTTTCTGCAAAGAAAGCAAGAAGCACAACTTGATTTATCAGCTTCCTGTGATTTTCAAAAAGATCCAGCAACAGCATCGAGTTCCAGCTGGTGACTTCCCCGACTGCACCAAGATGCAG GAGAAACTTATGGGTCACGATTTCTCAAAGTTCAAGACCCTGAAACCAAGTCTGATGGCCTCCCTGGATAAACTCCTGACCACCGACATAGCGAACCTGGTGCCTTTACTTCAACAgcaagaaataaagaagaagaaatcccTCCCCGGCATGTTGGACGGTGACTTCTTGGGAACGTTCAGGCGAGAGCATTACAGGAGAGATCCTTTCAAGGAGCTCCCCAGAGACGATGATGGCAGCGAGGCCGATTTCGACGAGTGGATCGTGGAGAAGTACAAGCCCAAGTACGATGAGATTTTCTACAACCTCAGTCCGAACGCGGGCAAACTGAGTGGCAGCAAAGTCAAACAGTGGATGACGACCACGCTTCTGCCGAGCTCGGTGCTCGCTCACGTCTGGAGGCTGTCCGATGTGGATGGAGACGGCATGTTGGACAATGAGGAGTTCGCGTTGGCAGTCCACCTTATTGAGGGGAAGCTGGAAGGCCACTGGCTGCCCAGAGAGCTGCCCTCTCACCTGGTGCCACCGTCAAAGCGCCTGAGTACAGCCAGCGAAGAAGAGTGA